In Neofelis nebulosa isolate mNeoNeb1 chromosome 10, mNeoNeb1.pri, whole genome shotgun sequence, one DNA window encodes the following:
- the RAB3IL1 gene encoding guanine nucleotide exchange factor for Rab-3A isoform X7 codes for MWSGQPHPDEGHPPPLEAVPVPWKSVGPCKSHRTESPRGLAETPGGEEAQGEEGPAAAPLDVLRLRSSSMEIREKGSEFLKEELHKAQKELKLKDEECERLSRVREQLERELEELTASLFEEAHKMVRAANTKQAASEKQLKEARGKIDMLQAEVTALKTLVLTSTPASPNRELHPQLLSPTKAGPRKGHLRHKSTSSTLCPAVCPAAGHTLTPDKEGKEPGLAPLLSLLLCVVPSKAVHLTYEPAWQLLPGEPPTAPTSTSATSLSFSRQVDTTLFAEFQAWRESPTLDKTCPFLERVYREDVGPCLDFTMQELSALVRAAVEDNTLTIEPVASQTPPTAKVATVECGSTNTCALSGLARACRHRIRLGDSENHYYISPSSRARITAVCNFLTYIRYIQQGLVRQEAEPMFWEITRLRKEMSLAKLGFFPQEA; via the exons CCAGCCCCACCCAGACGAGGGCCACCCGCCGCCCCTTGAGGCTGTCCCCGTCCCCTGGAAGAGCGTGGGCCCCTGCAAAAGCCACAGGACGGAGTCCCCAAGAGGCCTGGCGGAGACccctggaggggaggaggcccAAGGTGAGGAGGGCCCTGCGGCCGCCCCGCTGGACGTGCTCCGCCTGCGAAGCTCTTCCATGGAGATCCGCGAGAAGGGCTCAGAGTTCCTGAAGGAGGAGCTTCACAAAGCCCAGAAG gAGCTGAAGCTGAAGGACGAGGAGTGTGAGCGGCTGTCCAGGGTGCGGGAACAGCTGGAAAGGGAGCTGGAGGAGCTGACAGCCAGCCTGTTCGAG GAAGCCCACAAGATGGTGCGAGCAGCCAACACGAAGCAGGCAGCATCGGAAAAGCAGCTGAAGGAGGCGCGGGGCAAG ATCGACATGCTGCAGGCAGAGGTGACAGCCTTGAAGACACTGGTCCTCACGTCCACACCGGCCTCTCCCAACCGCGAGCTCCACCCACAGCTGCTGAGCCCCACCAAGGCCGGGCCCCGCAAGGGCCACTTGCGCCATAAGAGCACCAGCAGCACCCTCTGCCCCGCCGTGTGCCCCGCTGCCGGACATACCCTCACCCCGGACAAGGAGGGCAAAGAG cccGGGCtggcccccctcctctccctgctcctctgcgTGGTCCCCAGCAAGGCTGTTCACCTCACCTACGAGCCGGCTTGGCAGCTCCTACCTGGGGAGCCGCCCAcggcccccacctccacctccgctacctctctctccttttcccgaCAG GTGGACACGACTCTGTTCGCAGAGTTCCAGGCCTGGAGGGAATCCCCCACCCTGGACAAGACCTGCCCCTTCCTTGAAAGGGTGTACCGGGAGGACGTGGGCCCCTGCCTGGACTTCACCATGCAGGAG CTCTCGGCGCTGGTACGGGCCGCCGTGGAGGACAACACGCTCACCATCGAGCCCGTGGCTTCGCAGACACCGCCCACCGCGAAGGTGGCCACGGTGGAGTGTGGCAGCACCAA TACCTGTGCCCTGAGCGGGCTGGCTCGTGCCTGTCGCCACCGAATCCGGCTTGGGGACTCAGAGAATCACTACTACATCTCACCTTCCTCCCGGGCCAGG ATCACCGCAGTGTGCAACTTCCTCACCTACATCCGCTACATCCAGCAAGGCCTGGTGCGGCAGGAAG CGGAGCCAATGTTCTGGGAGATCACGAGGCTGCGGAAGGAGATGTCGCTGGCCAAGCTCGGCTTCTTTCCCCAGGAGGCCTAG
- the RAB3IL1 gene encoding guanine nucleotide exchange factor for Rab-3A isoform X3 translates to MVWSQPSRIRKARGFTTASRRTLGSPSGPVPMDSAPPRPASQPHPDEGHPPPLEAVPVPWKSVGPCKSHRTESPRGLAETPGGEEAQGEEGPAAAPLDVLRLRSSSMEIREKGSEFLKEELHKAQKELKLKDEECERLSRVREQLERELEELTASLFEEAHKMVRAANTKQAASEKQLKEARGKIDMLQAEVTALKTLVLTSTPASPNRELHPQLLSPTKAGPRKGHLRHKSTSSTLCPAVCPAAGHTLTPDKEGKEPGLAPLLSLLLCVVPSKAVHLTYEPAWQLLPGEPPTAPTSTSATSLSFSRQVDTTLFAEFQAWRESPTLDKTCPFLERVYREDVGPCLDFTMQELSALVRAAVEDNTLTIEPVASQTPPTAKVATVECGSTNTCALSGLARACRHRIRLGDSENHYYISPSSRARITAVCNFLTYIRYIQQGLVRQEAEPMFWEITRLRKEMSLAKLGFFPQEA, encoded by the exons CCAGCCCCACCCAGACGAGGGCCACCCGCCGCCCCTTGAGGCTGTCCCCGTCCCCTGGAAGAGCGTGGGCCCCTGCAAAAGCCACAGGACGGAGTCCCCAAGAGGCCTGGCGGAGACccctggaggggaggaggcccAAGGTGAGGAGGGCCCTGCGGCCGCCCCGCTGGACGTGCTCCGCCTGCGAAGCTCTTCCATGGAGATCCGCGAGAAGGGCTCAGAGTTCCTGAAGGAGGAGCTTCACAAAGCCCAGAAG gAGCTGAAGCTGAAGGACGAGGAGTGTGAGCGGCTGTCCAGGGTGCGGGAACAGCTGGAAAGGGAGCTGGAGGAGCTGACAGCCAGCCTGTTCGAG GAAGCCCACAAGATGGTGCGAGCAGCCAACACGAAGCAGGCAGCATCGGAAAAGCAGCTGAAGGAGGCGCGGGGCAAG ATCGACATGCTGCAGGCAGAGGTGACAGCCTTGAAGACACTGGTCCTCACGTCCACACCGGCCTCTCCCAACCGCGAGCTCCACCCACAGCTGCTGAGCCCCACCAAGGCCGGGCCCCGCAAGGGCCACTTGCGCCATAAGAGCACCAGCAGCACCCTCTGCCCCGCCGTGTGCCCCGCTGCCGGACATACCCTCACCCCGGACAAGGAGGGCAAAGAG cccGGGCtggcccccctcctctccctgctcctctgcgTGGTCCCCAGCAAGGCTGTTCACCTCACCTACGAGCCGGCTTGGCAGCTCCTACCTGGGGAGCCGCCCAcggcccccacctccacctccgctacctctctctccttttcccgaCAG GTGGACACGACTCTGTTCGCAGAGTTCCAGGCCTGGAGGGAATCCCCCACCCTGGACAAGACCTGCCCCTTCCTTGAAAGGGTGTACCGGGAGGACGTGGGCCCCTGCCTGGACTTCACCATGCAGGAG CTCTCGGCGCTGGTACGGGCCGCCGTGGAGGACAACACGCTCACCATCGAGCCCGTGGCTTCGCAGACACCGCCCACCGCGAAGGTGGCCACGGTGGAGTGTGGCAGCACCAA TACCTGTGCCCTGAGCGGGCTGGCTCGTGCCTGTCGCCACCGAATCCGGCTTGGGGACTCAGAGAATCACTACTACATCTCACCTTCCTCCCGGGCCAGG ATCACCGCAGTGTGCAACTTCCTCACCTACATCCGCTACATCCAGCAAGGCCTGGTGCGGCAGGAAG CGGAGCCAATGTTCTGGGAGATCACGAGGCTGCGGAAGGAGATGTCGCTGGCCAAGCTCGGCTTCTTTCCCCAGGAGGCCTAG
- the RAB3IL1 gene encoding guanine nucleotide exchange factor for Rab-3A isoform X5 has product MVSSHHQNWGIEVLSTCYSQPHPDEGHPPPLEAVPVPWKSVGPCKSHRTESPRGLAETPGGEEAQGEEGPAAAPLDVLRLRSSSMEIREKGSEFLKEELHKAQKELKLKDEECERLSRVREQLERELEELTASLFEEAHKMVRAANTKQAASEKQLKEARGKIDMLQAEVTALKTLVLTSTPASPNRELHPQLLSPTKAGPRKGHLRHKSTSSTLCPAVCPAAGHTLTPDKEGKEPGLAPLLSLLLCVVPSKAVHLTYEPAWQLLPGEPPTAPTSTSATSLSFSRQVDTTLFAEFQAWRESPTLDKTCPFLERVYREDVGPCLDFTMQELSALVRAAVEDNTLTIEPVASQTPPTAKVATVECGSTNTCALSGLARACRHRIRLGDSENHYYISPSSRARITAVCNFLTYIRYIQQGLVRQEAEPMFWEITRLRKEMSLAKLGFFPQEA; this is encoded by the exons CCAGCCCCACCCAGACGAGGGCCACCCGCCGCCCCTTGAGGCTGTCCCCGTCCCCTGGAAGAGCGTGGGCCCCTGCAAAAGCCACAGGACGGAGTCCCCAAGAGGCCTGGCGGAGACccctggaggggaggaggcccAAGGTGAGGAGGGCCCTGCGGCCGCCCCGCTGGACGTGCTCCGCCTGCGAAGCTCTTCCATGGAGATCCGCGAGAAGGGCTCAGAGTTCCTGAAGGAGGAGCTTCACAAAGCCCAGAAG gAGCTGAAGCTGAAGGACGAGGAGTGTGAGCGGCTGTCCAGGGTGCGGGAACAGCTGGAAAGGGAGCTGGAGGAGCTGACAGCCAGCCTGTTCGAG GAAGCCCACAAGATGGTGCGAGCAGCCAACACGAAGCAGGCAGCATCGGAAAAGCAGCTGAAGGAGGCGCGGGGCAAG ATCGACATGCTGCAGGCAGAGGTGACAGCCTTGAAGACACTGGTCCTCACGTCCACACCGGCCTCTCCCAACCGCGAGCTCCACCCACAGCTGCTGAGCCCCACCAAGGCCGGGCCCCGCAAGGGCCACTTGCGCCATAAGAGCACCAGCAGCACCCTCTGCCCCGCCGTGTGCCCCGCTGCCGGACATACCCTCACCCCGGACAAGGAGGGCAAAGAG cccGGGCtggcccccctcctctccctgctcctctgcgTGGTCCCCAGCAAGGCTGTTCACCTCACCTACGAGCCGGCTTGGCAGCTCCTACCTGGGGAGCCGCCCAcggcccccacctccacctccgctacctctctctccttttcccgaCAG GTGGACACGACTCTGTTCGCAGAGTTCCAGGCCTGGAGGGAATCCCCCACCCTGGACAAGACCTGCCCCTTCCTTGAAAGGGTGTACCGGGAGGACGTGGGCCCCTGCCTGGACTTCACCATGCAGGAG CTCTCGGCGCTGGTACGGGCCGCCGTGGAGGACAACACGCTCACCATCGAGCCCGTGGCTTCGCAGACACCGCCCACCGCGAAGGTGGCCACGGTGGAGTGTGGCAGCACCAA TACCTGTGCCCTGAGCGGGCTGGCTCGTGCCTGTCGCCACCGAATCCGGCTTGGGGACTCAGAGAATCACTACTACATCTCACCTTCCTCCCGGGCCAGG ATCACCGCAGTGTGCAACTTCCTCACCTACATCCGCTACATCCAGCAAGGCCTGGTGCGGCAGGAAG CGGAGCCAATGTTCTGGGAGATCACGAGGCTGCGGAAGGAGATGTCGCTGGCCAAGCTCGGCTTCTTTCCCCAGGAGGCCTAG
- the RAB3IL1 gene encoding guanine nucleotide exchange factor for Rab-3A isoform X4: MYFLPEYCLQGYCLQEAATELASGGWPNQPHPDEGHPPPLEAVPVPWKSVGPCKSHRTESPRGLAETPGGEEAQGEEGPAAAPLDVLRLRSSSMEIREKGSEFLKEELHKAQKELKLKDEECERLSRVREQLERELEELTASLFEEAHKMVRAANTKQAASEKQLKEARGKIDMLQAEVTALKTLVLTSTPASPNRELHPQLLSPTKAGPRKGHLRHKSTSSTLCPAVCPAAGHTLTPDKEGKEPGLAPLLSLLLCVVPSKAVHLTYEPAWQLLPGEPPTAPTSTSATSLSFSRQVDTTLFAEFQAWRESPTLDKTCPFLERVYREDVGPCLDFTMQELSALVRAAVEDNTLTIEPVASQTPPTAKVATVECGSTNTCALSGLARACRHRIRLGDSENHYYISPSSRARITAVCNFLTYIRYIQQGLVRQEAEPMFWEITRLRKEMSLAKLGFFPQEA, from the exons CCAGCCCCACCCAGACGAGGGCCACCCGCCGCCCCTTGAGGCTGTCCCCGTCCCCTGGAAGAGCGTGGGCCCCTGCAAAAGCCACAGGACGGAGTCCCCAAGAGGCCTGGCGGAGACccctggaggggaggaggcccAAGGTGAGGAGGGCCCTGCGGCCGCCCCGCTGGACGTGCTCCGCCTGCGAAGCTCTTCCATGGAGATCCGCGAGAAGGGCTCAGAGTTCCTGAAGGAGGAGCTTCACAAAGCCCAGAAG gAGCTGAAGCTGAAGGACGAGGAGTGTGAGCGGCTGTCCAGGGTGCGGGAACAGCTGGAAAGGGAGCTGGAGGAGCTGACAGCCAGCCTGTTCGAG GAAGCCCACAAGATGGTGCGAGCAGCCAACACGAAGCAGGCAGCATCGGAAAAGCAGCTGAAGGAGGCGCGGGGCAAG ATCGACATGCTGCAGGCAGAGGTGACAGCCTTGAAGACACTGGTCCTCACGTCCACACCGGCCTCTCCCAACCGCGAGCTCCACCCACAGCTGCTGAGCCCCACCAAGGCCGGGCCCCGCAAGGGCCACTTGCGCCATAAGAGCACCAGCAGCACCCTCTGCCCCGCCGTGTGCCCCGCTGCCGGACATACCCTCACCCCGGACAAGGAGGGCAAAGAG cccGGGCtggcccccctcctctccctgctcctctgcgTGGTCCCCAGCAAGGCTGTTCACCTCACCTACGAGCCGGCTTGGCAGCTCCTACCTGGGGAGCCGCCCAcggcccccacctccacctccgctacctctctctccttttcccgaCAG GTGGACACGACTCTGTTCGCAGAGTTCCAGGCCTGGAGGGAATCCCCCACCCTGGACAAGACCTGCCCCTTCCTTGAAAGGGTGTACCGGGAGGACGTGGGCCCCTGCCTGGACTTCACCATGCAGGAG CTCTCGGCGCTGGTACGGGCCGCCGTGGAGGACAACACGCTCACCATCGAGCCCGTGGCTTCGCAGACACCGCCCACCGCGAAGGTGGCCACGGTGGAGTGTGGCAGCACCAA TACCTGTGCCCTGAGCGGGCTGGCTCGTGCCTGTCGCCACCGAATCCGGCTTGGGGACTCAGAGAATCACTACTACATCTCACCTTCCTCCCGGGCCAGG ATCACCGCAGTGTGCAACTTCCTCACCTACATCCGCTACATCCAGCAAGGCCTGGTGCGGCAGGAAG CGGAGCCAATGTTCTGGGAGATCACGAGGCTGCGGAAGGAGATGTCGCTGGCCAAGCTCGGCTTCTTTCCCCAGGAGGCCTAG
- the RAB3IL1 gene encoding guanine nucleotide exchange factor for Rab-3A isoform X8 has protein sequence MWSGQPHPDEGHPPPLEAVPVPWKSVGPCKSHRTESPRGLAETPGGEEAQGEEGPAAAPLDVLRLRSSSMEIREKGSEFLKEELHKAQKELKLKDEECERLSRVREQLERELEELTASLFEEAHKMVRAANTKQAASEKQLKEARGKIDMLQAEVTALKTLVLTSTPASPNRELHPQLLSPTKAGPRKGHLRHKSTSSTLCPAVCPAAGHTLTPDKEGKEVDTTLFAEFQAWRESPTLDKTCPFLERVYREDVGPCLDFTMQELSALVRAAVEDNTLTIEPVASQTPPTAKVATVECGSTNTCALSGLARACRHRIRLGDSENHYYISPSSRARITAVCNFLTYIRYIQQGLVRQEAEPMFWEITRLRKEMSLAKLGFFPQEA, from the exons CCAGCCCCACCCAGACGAGGGCCACCCGCCGCCCCTTGAGGCTGTCCCCGTCCCCTGGAAGAGCGTGGGCCCCTGCAAAAGCCACAGGACGGAGTCCCCAAGAGGCCTGGCGGAGACccctggaggggaggaggcccAAGGTGAGGAGGGCCCTGCGGCCGCCCCGCTGGACGTGCTCCGCCTGCGAAGCTCTTCCATGGAGATCCGCGAGAAGGGCTCAGAGTTCCTGAAGGAGGAGCTTCACAAAGCCCAGAAG gAGCTGAAGCTGAAGGACGAGGAGTGTGAGCGGCTGTCCAGGGTGCGGGAACAGCTGGAAAGGGAGCTGGAGGAGCTGACAGCCAGCCTGTTCGAG GAAGCCCACAAGATGGTGCGAGCAGCCAACACGAAGCAGGCAGCATCGGAAAAGCAGCTGAAGGAGGCGCGGGGCAAG ATCGACATGCTGCAGGCAGAGGTGACAGCCTTGAAGACACTGGTCCTCACGTCCACACCGGCCTCTCCCAACCGCGAGCTCCACCCACAGCTGCTGAGCCCCACCAAGGCCGGGCCCCGCAAGGGCCACTTGCGCCATAAGAGCACCAGCAGCACCCTCTGCCCCGCCGTGTGCCCCGCTGCCGGACATACCCTCACCCCGGACAAGGAGGGCAAAGAG GTGGACACGACTCTGTTCGCAGAGTTCCAGGCCTGGAGGGAATCCCCCACCCTGGACAAGACCTGCCCCTTCCTTGAAAGGGTGTACCGGGAGGACGTGGGCCCCTGCCTGGACTTCACCATGCAGGAG CTCTCGGCGCTGGTACGGGCCGCCGTGGAGGACAACACGCTCACCATCGAGCCCGTGGCTTCGCAGACACCGCCCACCGCGAAGGTGGCCACGGTGGAGTGTGGCAGCACCAA TACCTGTGCCCTGAGCGGGCTGGCTCGTGCCTGTCGCCACCGAATCCGGCTTGGGGACTCAGAGAATCACTACTACATCTCACCTTCCTCCCGGGCCAGG ATCACCGCAGTGTGCAACTTCCTCACCTACATCCGCTACATCCAGCAAGGCCTGGTGCGGCAGGAAG CGGAGCCAATGTTCTGGGAGATCACGAGGCTGCGGAAGGAGATGTCGCTGGCCAAGCTCGGCTTCTTTCCCCAGGAGGCCTAG